The Oreochromis niloticus isolate F11D_XX linkage group LG2, O_niloticus_UMD_NMBU, whole genome shotgun sequence genome includes a region encoding these proteins:
- the LOC112842421 gene encoding protocadherin alpha-3-like has translation MEQRRCLTWRTRTIWIVYILVLVLVWKTALGQFRYSISEEVREGTAVGNIAKDLGLDKATLKERGYRIVSGSAEPPFRVNTDNGILYVNRKIDREEVCDRNKMCVIDLKTVLENPLEVHYVAVEILDVNDHAPIFPEKENTLEISESALPGARFQLQAARDADSGSLSVQQYKLSHNEHFRLEVKDRGEDRKTPSLVLQKSLDRESVKTHVLLLTAFDGGKPPRSGNMTIIVNVSDVNDNPPVFSKEAYSAHLKENSPFGTTVIQVNATDLDEGLNGEVVYSFGNDVEARVRERFDLNPVTGEIIVAGLINFEESGRYEIDIQASDKGAATMTTDKIIIINIIDVNDNAPEIEVTSFSHALPENSKPGTTVALISVRDSDSDLNGKVVCYVSKDAPFLLAPSLQSNMYSLVTKHVLDREQQSQYNVLIVAKDAGEPSLSSEKSINIVISDVNDNSPEFLQNPYTFYITENNRPGASIFSVAARDNDEGSNALISYLILREGGGENTLTSFLNINSENGEIVALKSFDFETLKTFQFQVVASDSGTPPLSNNVTVNVFILDQNDNAPVILYPLSSNGSAQGVEEIPRNVNAGHLVTKVRAYDADIGYNGWLLFSLQEVTDHSLFALDRYTGQIRTLRSFTETDEAEHKLVILVKDNGNVSLSATATVIVKLVEPKEAFAASDVKSTAKDDEDSNVIFYLMITLGAVSVLFLVSIIVLIAMQCSKSTDYTSKYLPETNYDGTLCHSIQYRSGEKRYMLVGPRMSIGSTIVPGSHANTLVLPDRRRTPEELYKSLQKVTSGTLLFNFVRFKVRMGILVNVREYFGHSIISSVCS, from the coding sequence ATGGAACAAAGGCGATGCCTAACGTGGAGAACGAGGACAATATGGATTGTATACATTTTGGTTTTGGTTCTGGTCTGGAAGACCGCTTTGGGACAATTTAGATATTCAATTTCAGAGGAAGTTAGAGAAGGAACTGCTGTTGGAAATATCGCGAAGGATTTAGGTCTCGATAAGGCTACACTGAAAGAGAGGGGGTACCGCATTGTCTCCGGCTCAGCAGAGCCTCCTTTCCGAGTAAACACAGATAATGGGATCTTGTATGTGAACCGAAAAATCGACAGAGAGGAAGTGTGTGACCGAAATAAGATGTGTGTTATCGACCTAaaaacagtgttagaaaatccACTCGAGGTGCACTACGTGGCAGTGGAGATTCTGGATGTAAACGACCACGCACCGATCTttcctgaaaaagaaaatacgtTAGAAATTTCTGAATCTGCACTACCAGGAGCACGATTTCAGTTACAAGCAGCCCGTGATGCCGATAGTGGTTCGCTGTCTGTCCAGCAGTACAAGCTGAGTCACAATGAACATTTCCGTTTAGAAGTGAAAGACCGGGGCGAAGACCGTAAAACACCGAGTTTAGTCCTTCAAAAATCACTTGATAGAGAATCTGTTAAAACTCATGTGTTGCTTCTGACAGCCTTTGATGGAGGTAAACCTCCCAGATCTGGTAACATGACAATAATTGTTAATGTTTCGGATGTTAATGATAACCCTCCTGTTTTCAGTAAGGAGGCATATAGTGCGCACCTCAAAGAAAATTCTCCTTTTGGTACGACTGTGATTCAAGTTAATGCAACAGACCTGGATGAAGGATTAAATGGTGAGGTTGTGTATTCATTTGGAAATGACGTGGAAGCACGGGTACGTGAACGTTTTGACTTAAATCCGGTTACTGGAGAAATTATAGTGGCGGGACTCATAAACTTTGAAGAAAGCGGCAGGTATGAAATCGACATTCAAGCATCCGACAAAGGAGCAGCTACAATGACAACAGACAAAATCATCATTATTAATATAATTGACGTAAATGACAATGCACCAGAGATTGAAGTGACATCTTTTTCTCATGCACTCCCTGAAAACTCAAAACCAGGAACCACAGTGGCGTTAATTAGTGTCAGAGACTCCGATTCTGATTTGAATGGAAAAGTAGTATGTTATGTAAGCAAAGATGCACCCTTTTTGCTCGCACCTTCTTTACAAAGTAACATGTATTCTCTAGTAACGAAACATGTTTTAGACAGAGAACAACAATCCCAGTATAATGTCCTGATAGTGGCTAAAGACGCAGGCGAACCTTCCTTATCATCGGAGAAAAGTATAAATATTGTTATTTCAGATGTGAATGACAACAGCCCTGAGTTCTTACAGAATCCATATACTTTCTACATAACTGAGAATAACAGACCAGGGGCGTCGATCTTCTCAGTGGCAGCCCGTGACAATGATGAGGGAAGTAATGCTCTTATTTCATATCTTATCTTAAGAGAAGGGGGAGGAGAAAATACGCTCACCTCTTTTCTAAACATTAATTCTGAAAATGGAGAAATTGTGGCACTGAAAagttttgattttgaaacactgaaaactttCCAGTTCCAAGTTGTTGCCTCAGATTCTGGAACTCCGCCACTAAGCAACAACGTCACAGTCAACGTCTTCATCCTGGATCAGAACGATAATGCCCCAGTCATCCTGTATCCACTCAGCTCCAACGGCTCTGCTCAAGGTGTGGAGGAGATTCCCCGAAACGTCAACGCAGGACACTTGGTGACTAAAGTCAGAGCCTATGACGCTGATATAGGATATAACGGCTGGTTGCTCTTTTCACTCCAGGAAGTGACTGACCACAGTCTCTTTGCTTTGGACCGCTATACAGGACAGATCAGAACACTTCGCTCATTCACAGAGACTGATGAGGCTGAGCATAAACTGGTAATACTGGTCAAAGACAACGGCAACGTTTCTCTCTCAGCAACAGCTACTGTGATTGTCAAACTTGTGGAGCCCAAAGAGGCTTTTGCAGCTTCTGATGTTAAAAGTACAGCAAAAGATGATGAGGACAGTAATGTCATATTTTACCTCATGATAACTTTGGGCGCAGTTTCTGTACTTTTTCTCGTCAGCATCATCGTGCTGATTGCAATGCAGTGCTCCAAATCCACAGACTATACTTCTAAATATCTCCCAGAGACTAATTATGACGGAACACTGTGTCACAGCATCCAGTACAGATCAGGAGAGAAGCGGTACATGCTAGTTGGACCCAGAATGAGTATAGGATCTACCATAGTTCCGGGCAGTCATGCAAATACACTCGTGCTTCCTGATAGGAGACGGACACCTGAAGAG
- the LOC102079213 gene encoding protocadherin alpha-C2-like, protein MERKRPGASKDELRWIAFIVVVILVWSSASAQIRYSIAEGVNEGTAVGNIAKDLGLEKNTLKERGCRIVEGSSESFFHVDQNDGILYVDRIIDREKVCERNIACLINLKTVLENPLEIHYVTVEIQDVNDHAPSFSVKQYRLEISESVLPGLRLQLQAAHDPDVGQFSVQEYKLSPNNHFRLEVKDRGKEGKIPILVLLKTLDRETKKIHKLLLSAIDGGKPSKSGTAEIFIDVLDVNDNMPVFNEDTYSVLVNENTPTGTTIVKVNASDLDEGSNGELIYSLGSNVNHRIRELFRVDPNTGEIIIQDVLDFESEESYEIDIQASDKGSAPLRTVKRFSNVSSIIPTAICTLLKVYL, encoded by the coding sequence ATGGAGCGAAAACGACCTGGAGCATCAAAAGACGAATTGCGGTGGATCGCTTTCATTGTTGTAGTTATTCTAGTGTGGAGCAGCGCTTCGGCGCAGATCAGATATTCCATTGCCGAGGGAGTCAATGAAGGAACTGCTGTTGGAAATATAGCGAAGGATTTGGGATTGGAGAAGAATACATTGAAAGAGAGAGGATGTCGCATTGTTGAGGGTTCATCGGAGTCGTTTTTTCACGTTGACCAAAACGATGGAATATTATATGTTGACCGTATTATTGACAGAGAGAAGGTTTGTGAGAGAAACATTGCGTGTTTGATCAACCTAAAAACAGTGCTTGAAAACCCTCTTGAAATTCATTATGTGACTGTGGAGATTCAGGATGTGAACGATCATGCTCCTAGCTTTTCAGTTAAACAGTACCGTCTCGAAATTTCGGAGTCAGTTTTACCAGGTTTGCGCCTCCAGCTGCAGGCAGCGCATGACCCCGATGTTGGTCAGTTTTCTGTCCAAGAGTATAAGCTCAGTCCCAATAATCACTTTCGATTAGAAGTTAAAGATCGcggaaaagagggaaaaatacCGATTTTAGTCTTACTCAAGACGCTGGAcagggaaacaaagaaaattcaTAAGCTACTTCTTTCAGCTATTGATGGAGGGAAGCCAAGTAAATCTGGAACAGCTGAAATATTTATTGATGTGTTGGACGTTAATGATAATATGCCAGTTTTCAATGAAGACACGTACTCGGTACTTGTGAACGAAAACACTCCCACCGGTACAACAATAGTAAAAGTAAATGCTTCTGACTTAGACGAGGGATCAAATGGTGAGCTTATCTATTCTTTAGGTAGCAATGTAAACCACAGGATACGCGAACTATTTCGTGTTGATCCAAACACCGGTGAAATTATTATTCAAGATGTGCTAGATTTCGAATCAGAGGAAAGTTATGAAATTGATATACAAGCGTCTGATAAAGGCTCGGCTCCGTTAAGGActgttaagagattttcaaatgtttcaagtaTTATTCCCACTGCCATTTGTACGTTattgaaagtttatctttaa